One part of the Arabidopsis thaliana chromosome 1 sequence genome encodes these proteins:
- a CDS encoding Protein kinase superfamily protein (Protein kinase superfamily protein; FUNCTIONS IN: protein serine/threonine kinase activity, protein kinase activity, kinase activity, ATP binding; INVOLVED IN: protein amino acid phosphorylation; LOCATED IN: cellular_component unknown; EXPRESSED IN: 23 plant structures; EXPRESSED DURING: 14 growth stages; CONTAINS InterPro DOMAIN/s: Protein kinase, ATP binding site (InterPro:IPR017441), Protein kinase, catalytic domain (InterPro:IPR000719), Serine/threonine-protein kinase domain (InterPro:IPR002290), Tyrosine-protein kinase, catalytic domain (InterPro:IPR020635), Serine/threonine-protein kinase-like domain (InterPro:IPR017442), Protein kinase-like domain (InterPro:IPR011009); BEST Arabidopsis thaliana protein match is: Protein kinase superfamily protein (TAIR:AT5G14720.1); Has 121160 Blast hits to 119540 proteins in 3705 species: Archae - 140; Bacteria - 14014; Metazoa - 45302; Fungi - 11299; Plants - 30637; Viruses - 505; Other Eukaryotes - 19263 (source: NCBI BLink).): MEKKKYPIGPEHYTLYEFIGQGVSALVHRALCIPFDEVVAIKILDFERDNCDLNNISREAQTMMLVDHPNVLKSHCSFVSDHNLWVIMPYMSGGSCLHILKAAYPDGFEEAIIATILREALKGLDYLHQHGHIHRDVKAGNILLGARGAVKLGDFGVSACLFDSGDRQRTRNTFVGTPCWMAPEVMEQLHGYDFKADIWSFGITGLELAHGHAPFSKYPPMKVLLMTLQNAPPGLDYERDKKFSRSFKQMIASCLVKDPSKRPSAKKLLKHSFFKQARSSDYIARKLLDGLPDLVNRVQAIKRKEEDMLAQEKMADGEKEELSQNEYKRGISGWNFNLDDMKAQASLIQDMDCGFSDSLSGSATSLQALDSQDTQSEIQEDTGQITNKYLQPLIHRSLSIARDKSDDDSSLASPSYDSYVYSSPRHEDLSLNNTHVGSTHANNGKPTDATSIPTNQPTEIIAGSSVLADGNGAPNKGESDKTQEQLQNGSNCNGTHPTVGGDDVPTEMAVKPPKAASSLDESDDKSKPPVVQQRGRFKVTSENLDIEKVVAPSPILQKSHSMQVLCQHSSASLPHSDVTLPNLTSSYVYPLVYPVLQTNILERDNILHMMKVLTNRELTDGRAVEQGSIQQPTVPPTEKSMLEAAHEREKELLHDITDLQWRLICAEEELQKYKTEHAQVSMSN, translated from the exons atggagaagaagaagtatccAATTGGACCAGAGCATTATACTCTCTACGAGTTTATTGGACAAGGTGTTAGTGCTCTAGTGCATCGTGCTTTGTGCATTCCGTTTGATGAAGTCGTTGCTATtaagattcttgattttgaacGCGATAACTGCGATCTg AACAACATCTCTCGTGAAGCGCAGACGATGATGCTTGTTGATCATCCCAATGTGTTGAAGTCACATTGTTCCTTTGTTAGTGATCACAATTTGTGGGTCATCATGCCATACATGTCTGGTGGTTCTTGTCTTCACATTCTAAAAGCTGCATATCCTGATGGTTTTGAAGAAGCTATTATAGCTACTATATTGCGTGAAGCTTTGAAGGGATTAGACTATCTCCATCAGCATGGCCACATTCATCGCGATGTCAAA GCTGGGAATATATTGCTTGGTGCTCGAGGTGCAGTCAAGTTGGGAGACTTTGGTGTATCTGCCTGTCTCTTTGATTCAGGTGATAGGCAACGGACAAGGAACACATTTGTTGGAACACCTTGCTG GATGGCACCTGAAGTCATGGAGCAGCTACATGGTTATGACTTCAA GGCTGATATTTGGTCGTTTGGTATAACTGGGCTAGAGCTTGCTCATGGTCACGCTCCTTTCTCTAAATATCCACCAATGAAG GTTCTGCTTATGACGTTGCAAAATGCACCACCAGGGCTGGATTACGAAAGAGATAAGAAGTTTTCCAGG TCTTTCAAGCAGATGATCGCCAGTTGTCTAGTTAAAGACCCTTCCAAACGCCCGTCTGCAAAAAAGTTGTTAAAGCACTCCTTTTTCAAGCAAGCAAGATCAAGCGATTACATTGCACGAAAACTTCTGGATGGGTTACCAGATCTTGTTAATCGTGTTCAGGCAATAAAG agaaaggaagaagatatgCTTGCACAAGAGAAAATGGCAGATGGAGAAAAGGAAGAATTGTCCCAG AATGAATATAAGAGAGGTATCAGCGGGTGGAATTTCAATCTTGATGATATGAAAGCCCAGGCTTCATTG ATCCAGGACATGGACTGTGGCTTTTCGGACAGTTTATCGGGAAGTGCAACTTCGTTGCAGGCTCTAGATTCACAGGATACACAATCGGAGATTCAG GAGGATACTGGTCAAATAACTAATAAGTATCTCCAACCTCTGATTCACCGAAGTCTAAGTATCGCGAG GGATAaatctgatgatgattcaaGTCTTGCCAGCCCCAGTTATGATAGCTACGTATATTCCTCCCCCCGTCATGAGGATTTATCTTTAAACAATACACATGTTGGTAGTACGCATGCAAACAATGGGAAACCAACGGATGCCACATCAATCCCAACCAATCAACCAACAGAGATTATAGCAGGGAGCTCTGTTTTGGCAGATGGAAATGGTGCTCCCAATAAAGGAGAGAG TGATAAAACTCAAGAACAGCTTCAAAACGGGTCAAACTGCAATGGGACACATCCTACAGTGGGAGGAGATGACGTACCAACGGAGATGGCTGTTAAACCACCCAAAGCAGCAT CAAGCCTAGATGAATCTGATGACAAATCAAAGCCGCCAGTTGTGCAGCAAAGAGGGCGTTTTAAAGTAACTTCTGAAAATCTCGACATCGAGaag GTGGTGGCGCCTTCGCCAATACTGCAAAAGAGTCACAGCATGCAG GTGCTCTGCCAACATTCCTCTGCTTCTCTACCTCACTCTGATGTCACATTGCCAAACCTAACCAGCTCATATGTTTACCCGCTGGTGTATCCAGTTCTGCAAACTAATATTTTGGAAAGG GATAACATTTTGCATATGATGAAAGTACTCACCAACAGAGAGTTGACAG ATGGACGTGCAGTTGAACAAGGAAGTATACAACAACCTACTGTGCCCCCAACTGAGAAATCCATG CTTGAAGCAGCACacgaaagagagaaagaactGCTCCATGACATAACCGACCTGCAATGGAG GCTCATTTGTGCAGAAGAAGAGCTTCAGAAATACAAAACCGAACACGCCCAAGTAAGTATGAGTAACTAA
- a CDS encoding Protein kinase superfamily protein gives MEKKKYPIGPEHYTLYEFIGQGVSALVHRALCIPFDEVVAIKILDFERDNCDLNNISREAQTMMLVDHPNVLKSHCSFVSDHNLWVIMPYMSGGSCLHILKAAYPDGFEEAIIATILREALKGLDYLHQHGHIHRDVKAGNILLGARGAVKLGDFGVSACLFDSGDRQRTRNTFVGTPCWMAPEVMEQLHGYDFKADIWSFGITGLELAHGHAPFSKYPPMKVLLMTLQNAPPGLDYERDKKFSRSFKQMIASCLVKDPSKRPSAKKLLKHSFFKQARSSDYIARKLLDGLPDLVNRVQAIKRKEEDMLAQEKMADGEKEELSQNEYKRGISGWNFNLDDMKAQASLIQDMDCGFSDSLSGSATSLQALDSQDTQSEIQEDTGQITNKYLQPLIHRSLSIARDKSDDDSSLASPSYDSYVYSSPRHEDLSLNNTHVGSTHANNGKPTDATSIPTNQPTEIIAGSSVLADGNGAPNKGESDKTQEQLQNGSNCNGTHPTVGGDDVPTEMAVKPPKAASSLDESDDKSKPPVVQQRGRFKVTSENLDIEKVVAPSPILQKSHSMQVLCQHSSASLPHSDVTLPNLTSSYVYPLVYPVLQTNILERDNILHMMKVLTNRELTDGRAVEQGSIQQPTVPPTEKSMLEAAHEREKELLHDITDLQWR, from the exons atggagaagaagaagtatccAATTGGACCAGAGCATTATACTCTCTACGAGTTTATTGGACAAGGTGTTAGTGCTCTAGTGCATCGTGCTTTGTGCATTCCGTTTGATGAAGTCGTTGCTATtaagattcttgattttgaacGCGATAACTGCGATCTg AACAACATCTCTCGTGAAGCGCAGACGATGATGCTTGTTGATCATCCCAATGTGTTGAAGTCACATTGTTCCTTTGTTAGTGATCACAATTTGTGGGTCATCATGCCATACATGTCTGGTGGTTCTTGTCTTCACATTCTAAAAGCTGCATATCCTGATGGTTTTGAAGAAGCTATTATAGCTACTATATTGCGTGAAGCTTTGAAGGGATTAGACTATCTCCATCAGCATGGCCACATTCATCGCGATGTCAAA GCTGGGAATATATTGCTTGGTGCTCGAGGTGCAGTCAAGTTGGGAGACTTTGGTGTATCTGCCTGTCTCTTTGATTCAGGTGATAGGCAACGGACAAGGAACACATTTGTTGGAACACCTTGCTG GATGGCACCTGAAGTCATGGAGCAGCTACATGGTTATGACTTCAA GGCTGATATTTGGTCGTTTGGTATAACTGGGCTAGAGCTTGCTCATGGTCACGCTCCTTTCTCTAAATATCCACCAATGAAG GTTCTGCTTATGACGTTGCAAAATGCACCACCAGGGCTGGATTACGAAAGAGATAAGAAGTTTTCCAGG TCTTTCAAGCAGATGATCGCCAGTTGTCTAGTTAAAGACCCTTCCAAACGCCCGTCTGCAAAAAAGTTGTTAAAGCACTCCTTTTTCAAGCAAGCAAGATCAAGCGATTACATTGCACGAAAACTTCTGGATGGGTTACCAGATCTTGTTAATCGTGTTCAGGCAATAAAG agaaaggaagaagatatgCTTGCACAAGAGAAAATGGCAGATGGAGAAAAGGAAGAATTGTCCCAG AATGAATATAAGAGAGGTATCAGCGGGTGGAATTTCAATCTTGATGATATGAAAGCCCAGGCTTCATTG ATCCAGGACATGGACTGTGGCTTTTCGGACAGTTTATCGGGAAGTGCAACTTCGTTGCAGGCTCTAGATTCACAGGATACACAATCGGAGATTCAG GAGGATACTGGTCAAATAACTAATAAGTATCTCCAACCTCTGATTCACCGAAGTCTAAGTATCGCGAG GGATAaatctgatgatgattcaaGTCTTGCCAGCCCCAGTTATGATAGCTACGTATATTCCTCCCCCCGTCATGAGGATTTATCTTTAAACAATACACATGTTGGTAGTACGCATGCAAACAATGGGAAACCAACGGATGCCACATCAATCCCAACCAATCAACCAACAGAGATTATAGCAGGGAGCTCTGTTTTGGCAGATGGAAATGGTGCTCCCAATAAAGGAGAGAG TGATAAAACTCAAGAACAGCTTCAAAACGGGTCAAACTGCAATGGGACACATCCTACAGTGGGAGGAGATGACGTACCAACGGAGATGGCTGTTAAACCACCCAAAGCAGCAT CAAGCCTAGATGAATCTGATGACAAATCAAAGCCGCCAGTTGTGCAGCAAAGAGGGCGTTTTAAAGTAACTTCTGAAAATCTCGACATCGAGaag GTGGTGGCGCCTTCGCCAATACTGCAAAAGAGTCACAGCATGCAG GTGCTCTGCCAACATTCCTCTGCTTCTCTACCTCACTCTGATGTCACATTGCCAAACCTAACCAGCTCATATGTTTACCCGCTGGTGTATCCAGTTCTGCAAACTAATATTTTGGAAAGG GATAACATTTTGCATATGATGAAAGTACTCACCAACAGAGAGTTGACAG ATGGACGTGCAGTTGAACAAGGAAGTATACAACAACCTACTGTGCCCCCAACTGAGAAATCCATG CTTGAAGCAGCACacgaaagagagaaagaactGCTCCATGACATAACCGACCTGCAATGGAGGTAA